ACCTGACACTCAAAGTGTTCAACAGCTAAGGCAGGACAGTTCCCTTCGTTTTTACTCTCACTTGAAACATCttgtgtcaaatcaataaaagcaTCTACGGTATCGGGCTGCATTTCATCTAGTATTTGAGCACTCTGATCCAAACTGCCTTCAGAGCATCCCAACTGAtcaatatttaaaactgttacttCTATGAATTCCCCCAAGTTTTTGGTCTCCGTGACTGAGTCTTTCGTGAGGTCTATATAGGTGTTTGGAAGATGATCCTCGACAGAATGTGAAATTTCCTCCATTGGAGGCAATTCTTCAATGCTTTCAGGTACTTTTGGTTCCCACACTTGGTGCAACTTAAAGCATTCATCAGTCACTTCATTACTATGGCCCACTTTACCTGAAGCATCTTTAAGAAATTCATATATATCGGGAACCTGTGTTTCTATCATACAGTCCTGTTCTTCATGGGCTGATTTATTGCTATCAACATTGTTGTCGGAATTTAGTTCCTCCGCAGATTTAAAAACTCCATTCTGACATGAAACATAGTCTTTCTCTGCTGCTTTATCAGCGTCCTTTTCCACTCCAGGCAAAGATGCCAATGACTCATCAGCCACCGCATTCTGTTTAAGACTAGGGGAGGTAGATGGTGCTGCCCGCCGTATTTTCACAATGAAATGATCATTGGACTTTTCCATGATGACAGCATGCATGGGTAGGTTGGGGTGGTACTGAAAGCCTGGAGCAACAGACCGACTTGTCCATGATGAAGAACAACTTGATTTGCTGCTTGAATTATCAGACTCCAGAGCTAAATGAATATCTTGTTCAGATGCATCCTCTTCCTCAAGTAAGGCATCCTCACTAAAATGGGCACTAATAACTTCTTCAGGAGTTGAACTGGATAAAACTTCAGGCTTTAGGAAACTGAGATGACCGTCTGACTTCAGAGGTGATGGCACTGTTAAAGAGACCGCTAGATCTTCCAGAAGTATGGAGGAAATGCAGGGTTTGCTCTTTTCTGAACTACACACATTATCTTTACTCAAAGCTATATTAGTGGACACGTCAAACATGCAACTTTCATCCAACACATCAGGATGAACTGGCAACGAAAGCCCTGAAGACAGAGAAGGGCCTTTCTCGGATGATAATAATGACCAATTATCATCACTAATCATTTTAGGACATGGAGAAACCACCCCTGAAACTAGCTCATCGGTTGTACAAGCTGGTATAGATTCACACTTAAGACTCTCCAGCAGCtgtttttctggggtctttagCTCCCACTCACTTTTTTCATTACAATTAACGCTGTTATCTAAAAGGTCAGAACCCTGTaacaaacttttaaatatttcaccCATCTGGGCATCACTCACTAAATTAAAAGTAAGGCTAGAGGCTTGCTGTTCAGTGAGAATCTCAAAACTGCGCTCTGGCTTCAAAGCTGCATGCTGGGATGTCTGCGTGTCTTCAATGGTGTTGCCCTCAGTTCTTCCTGGCTTTGGGGTGCCGGGACGGTTTGGTTCCAAGGAGTGTTCTTCAGATTGAGAGTTCTTAATATTATCGAGGGAAGTGTTACAACTTTTTTTAATGTCACGCTTTGCTGTGTTAATGTTGAAATTATTTGGGTCTTGATGTTTTTCCTCAGACTTTTTACATCCTGGTAAAGACTTACAATTAGCAGAACCTTCTGATTTGGGGGATTTCTCTTTCAGCATTTCCTTGCTGGAGCAGTCCACATTTCCCTTCTGACCATTTGAATACTGGGCTTTCTCTTTATTTAGCTTCTCACGTTTTCCTTCATCACTGTCACTGCCAAAGTTTATGGAATCACAAAACTTTACTAAGATTTTCTTAAGCTTTGCGAACAAATAATCCAGCTGTTCATCTACAAATTTCCAgagtttttttttcatatctggtAGCTGCTGTTCAAATAAGCGGTCCACAATGCCATTCTTCTTAACTTGCTTAAGCTTGGATTCTATAACATCACAGAGATTATTCTGTAAAGTAGCCATGGACTTTGAGATTTTGGATAAGTCAAGGTGTTTAATTAGTGATGTAAAACTCAAAGTTgctgattcaataattctatggAATTGCATCAATGAAAATTTTAccttaaatttcatataatttttccttACATGTTTCCTTATCATTCGTAACATGTGCATAATCTCCCGTACAGAAGAGGGTGCAGCAATAATCGGAACTATTTTTTCCAGGCTGGAAGTACTCATtgtcttgtctttcttctctgtttttgaaGATCTGCTAGATTCACTTCGTCTTTTATTCCATTTGCTTTTGGTCTGATGGATTTTTATAGAAGATGTTTTTCTAGTCTCTTTACCCAAATGCAGAGTACTTTTCCTACTTCCTGGGCTAGTTTTTGTGTTCTGCACTTCAGCAGAAGTTCTAGGTATGACacttttttcaaaacttttttgtGGCTTAGATTTTTCATTGTCACttataatttctccttcttctaatTCATCTAAAGATGAGTTCTTATGAGAGTCTGTATCTGTAAATTTGTCAGACTTGCAAATTGGCTTTTGATTCTCCTTATTGAGATCAGACTTGCTCTTGGAGGTAGACTGAGCTGAATTTGGTGGAAATATATCTGTGGAAGAGAAATATATATTACAGTCACATGACTACAGTCTTAAGTCATTTGAGATTTCCatactaaatataataaaaacttataaactacagcaattcattttttttataagtaGGCTTCATACTTAGTGTGGAACCCaggatggggcttgaactcataaccctgagatcaagacctgagctgagatcaagagtcagatgcttaattgactgagccacacaggcacccccaattcattattttaatagcttttttatagTAGAATGTTAATGCCTAATAATTAATCATGTCATATGTCTTTACTGGTCTTAATTCGTGCTCAGTGATGATATAGTGTGGTCATCAGACTAACCATCAACCAACTCTTTGGGTATCTTTGGGTATCTTCATGTTAGCAGGACCACCTACTCGATACCATTTGATGATGGCTTTTGAACAAAACTCTGAAAGCAAGCAGAGTATTTGAAACAATCTGCCCTAATACTCTTTTttgtaaaaagaacaaaatttagaTAAAAGGCTCAATGTACATTTCAAATCAATGACAGGGgtctaaataatattttagttatgttacaaaaaaaaaaaaagagcactgggacagctgggtggctcagtcatccttaaatgtctgccttcagctcaagtcatgatcccggggttctgggatccagtcctgggatccagtccagcatcaggctccttgctcagagagaagcctgcttctccgtcttccTCTGGCTACTGctgcccctacttgtgctcagtctctctctctgtcaaataaataaaatcttaaaaaaagaaaagaaagaaaagacacaaattctTCTTGCTTATGTACTTTGCATTCTCACATAAAGTTATAGAGCATAATATAAACTATTACCTTTATGACTGTTATTACATAATGGAACTTGAGATGGGCTTTCCAATCTAAGAACTTTTGCTACAGGTCtcactggactattcagaggactGATGGCTTCTGGAATAGGCCTCAGGTGATTAAGGTCAATGCTTAGAACTGAATTCTCATCATCATTATATACTGAGTTTGTTTCACCGATTTCCATTTTGTTGTCCATTAATTCAGTCTGCTGAAGTGAAGATTCTAGTGTCCCTTTAGGTGAGGAAGGCTCCAAACGACAAGACTTACTTTCAACCAGTGGTGTATCTACAAGAGAAGGCTCAAATTTGCAGTTACCATCTTCTGAAAGGGCTATTGGCAAAATGCCAGTTTCTTCAACTGAAGGCTGCAAAATGCTGTCACTGGATTCAGCTACCTCTATTGAAAAAGCCTCTTTCATTTCCATACCTCCAGAAACACAAGAATtcacatcatcattttttttgGTATCCAATTCCAAGCCAAAGTTTTGAGAAACATTTGTTTGTAATATGTCCACTACTATAGGAACTGCTGCCTTGTTATCATTAATGGTTTGTTCCTTTTCTGCTGGTGATGGAAACATGGATTCTGTTTGTTTCATTTCCACGGGTGCTGAGAAAGAAGTCTCTGTATGACAAATGGGCACATCACAATCCACAGTATTCTCATCAGATTTAACCAACaaactgttttcttcttctattttcctttctggATTACTggtcctgacttcagatacagCTGAAAGAGCATCCTTTGGTTCTGACAACTTGGATTCCGTTTCCTCTGTGGTATGTTCATTGACAGAGGAAACACATGTCACTGTTGTCGCATGCACCAAGCACTCCAAATCACATATGCCACTGGATTTGGGGATACTGGTTATATTATGGTGGTTATCCTGAGAAACAGGCTGCTTTTTAGCAGGAGAAAGAGTTAAGTTCAATTTTTCCATAAAACTcaattttaagtctttattttttgtttcatttggacCAATGTCAGCTTTAATTACAAGCTCTTTATTATCTGTTCCTTGAGAAACATCAGTGTTAGAGACTTCACCTTTATCACTTTTTGGCTCATTCTGTCTCTTTAAATCAGTagtggttttcttaatttctttgttaGTCTTCTGCAAATGTTCTGTAGGTGTTCTTTTTTCACTTCTTATATGCCtactttcttctttgctttctcgTTCTCTTTTCCTCTTATCTTCAGTTCTATGCCGTTCTGCTTTTAAAGGTGTATTTTCCCACTGGTGCACAGCATCAACTTCCTTGGAGTCAATGTGTTTATGAATTCTACTGGATGAAAGAAAGGATGGACATCTTCCTTCTTGAAAACTATGATTACTTACACCTCTATCTCTTTTAcaatcttcccttcctcttctctcttctagaTGGTATTTACTTGAATTATGAGAAGATTTTATTTCACTCTTGGAATGAGGAAGTGATGCTCGTTCAGATCTTCTCCAGTGATCCTGGTCTTTTACTACAGATTTAGATTTTTGatcagcttttctttcttctttgtcttgtgatttaagttcttttctatttgtattttgtGATCTTTCACTTTGTCTTTCTAGTTTTTTGTCACTTTGAGAGTCCATTCGAGTGTATGACCTTTCTCTAAAGGTCTCTTTCTCCCAAGAAGAGCTAATTCGTTCATTTTTATAATCCAAATCTGTGTTACTTTTGAACTTTGAATTTTTGCTTTCAGCCTTTGGTTCACCTTTACCGTATTTCTCAGGACGTCCTTGTAGCCTTTGACTAGTCTCTATGTTCCTCGGTTCACCATCACCACAACTAGTATTTAAGTCTTTCCATATTCTATCAGTTCCTCTGCTATATTGGCTATGTCTAatatcttttctccctcttctattATCTTCACTTGAAATACCCTCACCAACCTGATAATGGGAACGTGACCAAATGCCATTGGTGCAGTGTTTTTCAACAGATGGAGGCAAATACAAAGTGCTCTTTTTTTCACAatataattttccttccttttcggGATTTGGCAGTGAAGTGCTATGATGTCCATCTTTAGAAACATCACTTTTCACTCTGAGATCAGTCTTTGAACAATCATCCAAATGGGGAGATCTGGATTTAAGATCTTTTGTTTTAACTATATCTGCTATCCTTGCAGTTTTGTGATTATTTCGAAAATGTGAGAACTCGGACAATCtattaagaaatagaaattgaCAACAAAAACCAAAGTTAATTTCTTGTCAATAATCCAGATTTTAATTACATGCAAAACACTTTAAAAGTCAGGCCCCACATACTggcaaatttaattttatttcatataaagaCGTGAGTGATGCTTACCAGTTTCCAACTAAAtgggcccatttttaaaataaggaaactcCCTTTTAGTTGTTTTGCTCAAACTCTGAAGGACCTCTCCATTCTATCCCAGCACTTAATCAATGTCTTCCAGACTTCCCTCACCACAGCAGACCACTCCCAAACTAACCAcagattcatttcttttagaaCAAGTGACATTATTTTCTTGTCCTCACTCACTCTAGAGCAActcaaacagaaggaaaagtaaaacaatGCCAGACAACACAGATAATCATAGAGTTCAATGGAGCTCTctaccccagttttctttcaCACACAATTCCACAGTAAACCAAAGCATCAATACCCATCTTAAAGTGGCACATACTAcgcaaaaataaagagaattctcTCTTAGGGGAATGGCATGTACTTATTgtttaacaacaataacaacaaaagccTAAGTCTTAAGATTTTATAGTAGTGTTCCAGAAAACTGGCAGTTCTcctaataataaaatgtaaatagatCATTTTGGTTCCTTGTAATACTTTAAGTCATCTTCCTAAACTTCTATAACTTCCCTGAATCTCCATAAATGTATTCCTAATCAGTACTAAATGTATACAGAACACCAAAGCTTAAaagactaaggaaaaaaaaaaaaaaagactcaggaaTAAGGGgagatttttataaaacaaaagaggACATGGGTGACATACAACCTTAAACAGTATGTACATTTTATATGGATTTTGTTATGGGCTAAATTGTGCCGCCACCTCCCCCCCGCCAAATTCttatgctgaagtcctaacttTCAGTATCTCAGTGCACCTTTATTTGAGGACAGGGTCTTTATAAAGGCAGTCAAGTTAAAGAGAGGCCACTAGGGTGGACCTAATCCACTATAACTAATATTCCTATAGAAAAGGGaaatttggggacgcctgggtggctcagttggttaagtggctgccttcgactcaggtcatgatcccagcgtcctgggatcgagtcccacatcaggctccttgctcggcggggggcctgcttctccctctgcctctgcctgccattctgtctgcctgtgcttgctctctctccctctctcttcgacaaataaataaataaaatcttaaaaaaaaaaagaaggaaagaaaagggaaatttggacacagagctatgtggaaaataaaagcaacagaagagacacaagaagaaagaaaccatttacaagccaaagaaagaggcctggaacagatccttctaCACAAAGCCCCCAAAAGGAATCAAtcctgctaacaccttgatcttggatttctagctTCCAGGACTatgaaacaataaatttaaacaacaatatttattaagctaCCCAGTTTGTAGTCATTTGTTAAAGCAGCCTTAGGAAACTAATAAATATCTTAGCTCAAAAAACAATTAGAAGATACCTTCCACTTgggaaaaatgaacataaaaaacactaaccataaaagaaaaacatctgacaaacTAAAcatcactaaaattaaaaacttctgggcaaccctcttgggtcccctccctcctcaagAGCTTTGTATTATCACTTTATTAccactcaataaaccttgctttgctgcccaccaaaaaaaaataaaataaaataaaaattaattaaattaaaaacttctattcCTCATAAGACACAATAAAGAGTGATAGACAAATCACAGAATGGCAGATGTTCACAATAAATTTATCCAACAAACAACTCATATTTGACAAAGGacatatgtgttatatatgtcATACTTATTAAACCTATAAACTATTAAACTATAAGCTCCTAAAAGATAGTTCTAGCCCACAGAGCTCATAATACGTATTTAGTATAGCTCCTTACtagataaaagttttattttaagaggtacctaggtagctcagtcagaagtgcaactcttgatctcatgggcatgagtttgagccccaggctgggtatacagattacttaaataaataagctttttaaagaaaagttttcttaaaaaaaaaaaaaaaaaaaaaaaagggacgcctgggtggctcagttggttaagcagctgccttcggctcaggtcatgatcccagcgtcctgggatcgagtcccacatcgggctccttgctcggcggggagcctgcttctccctctgcctctgcctgccattctgtctgcctgtgctcgctctctctccctctctctctgataaataaataaaatcttaaaaaaaaaatttttttttaaataaagaaagaaaagttttcttttaaaataaaccttCACATAATATAATTTCCAGAATGCATACTCTTAAACTTTcactttatgttatttttaatttttctattaaacATAACGTTTCAACCAAATGATAAACACTCACCATTAGAATACCAAATATAGGTCACAattataaagtgaaaatatttgGCAGAATATTTATTAGATAATATATAACCACATCAATCAATCTAATGACATAACTTTCATTTATTCACCCAGTTTCTCTTTCCACCCTGTTCAAACATGACACCCCACCCATAAAAGatccaaaaatgtataaaatttccCCAATATTTCAGGAAGCAATCTTACACCAGCTGCACTGATGGGATTTAGGTTAGTAAACACACAGCCATCTTCATTTTCAAGAGGCCTGAAGTCCTTTATGATGCCATACAGTCCACACATAAGATTATTTTCTCTCGCTCGTCAATCATTTATTGACTGTCTGCCATGTGCTAGGCTCTGAGCCAGGCTCTTGATAAAATGGTGAAGATACACAGACATAGTCCCTGCTCCACGAAGCTTACAGATCAGCAAAAAGACAGATACTAAAAGAAAGTTCTAGCCCACAGGGCTTTTAAGAGAGATAACTTGGAGATAAGAAgatagagggacacctgggtggctccgcaggttaaagcctctgcttttttttttttttttttaaagaaactttattttttttttttttttaaagattttatttatttatttgagagagacagtgagagagagcatgagcgaggagaaggtcagagagcgaagcagactccccatggagctgggagcctgatgtgggactcgatcccgggactccaggatcatgccctgagccgaaggcagtcgtccaaccaactgcgccacccaggcgtccctaaagcctctgctttaagctcaggtcatgatcccagaatcctgggagcgagccccacttttggggggggggtgtctctgctcagcagggagcctgcttcccttcccctctctctgcctgcctctctgcctacttgtgatctctgtcaataaataaataaaatctttaaaaaagaagaagaagaagaagaagaagaagaaactaaacAAGTAATTctattactgattttaaaaactccaAGAATACATGAAGCCACAAAAGAGAAATCTGACCTCTTCAGGGATAACAGACTAATAATACCCCTGCAAAAATGAGTTGACTTTTAGCAGGTGGAGAGGAGACTTCCAGGCAGTGGAAACGGTCTATGCAAAAGCAGAGCTCACAGTACATCCAAGGAATCAAAAGAATGCCAGAGACATACCAGAGCTGTGACACCTAGGACAAAGGTAAATGCTGAAGGCAAGGCCTGAAAAATAGTTTAGGACCATATTGTGAAGAGCGAGGTAATTCCATGATAGTGAAGTGTCCAgacttgtgattttaaaaagtatcctatctgggggcacctgggtagcttagtaggttaagcacccgactcttaatttcggctccggtcatcatgtcagggttgtgaggctaggccccatgtcaggctccgcactaggcagggagcctacttaagattctcttccttcctcttcctccacccttccccttccatcctctctccctctctaaaaaaaacaaaacaaaacaaaacaaaataataaaattaatcataaaaaattaaaaaacagtgtCCTATCTGCAGCTTTAATACTGATAAAAGACAAACCAAAGGCCCAAAAGAGCAAGAACGGATGCAGAGATACCAGCACAAAGACTACTGCCTGATAAGAGTTGACAGGTAGCAATGATGGTAGATATGATGAGAAATAATAATTAGAGAGattataaagacataaaaatcagCAGGACATGGTAATGAATTTAGATGTGAGAGGTGATTAGAGAGGTAAGTGTCAATGACTTCTAGGCACGGTGACTATGTGGCCCAGTTTGCCAAGCAATCTCACTGCAGTTATAAATAGCACTCACTTCTACTCTCAGAAGGGTCCTGGTGTGGGAAATAAATTGTCATTCTACCTCTAGATCTCTGGCCTGCACCAGCTGAATAAATGATGGGGAATCCACTGAGGTGGGAAACATGGAAGAGGTTTAATCATAAATTCCATTTTGGATGAGGTAATTCTGAAAATTCTGTATAGATGTGAAGTAGTTATCTGCATATAAATGGAACGGACCTTGTATGAGTGAGATTACcttatataaaaatactgatggagaaagggaaaaacacaGGTTTGAGCTTTGCAGAATTCCAACCTCATGAAGTATGAGAGAATAAACCCCAAGTTAGGAAGAAAACTAAGAATCATGAAAGTCAAAGCAAGAGAGTCAACTATGTCAATGTGAGGGCAAATTAAaatcagaagtcaaaactgtttGATGGACTTAATGGCAGTCACCGTTAGCCAAAATGACAGCTGTTTTGGTGTACCAATGGAAGCAGAAATCAGTGTGAAAAGGAGTCAAAGGTgagtagaaacagaaaatgaagacagCAAGTTTAGATAACTGCTCTGGAGATCTGGCTGtgcaaagaaaggagagaggtaaGAAGTTCCCTGGAGAATACTGAccaaccaaaattttaaagagagaggaaaCATTGGTCACTTAGAGTAAAACCTTAAATACTTAATGCATGATTTTCCTATCTTTCCACTCAAAAGTTTAACATAGTCCACATATCAACACCCAAGTGATTTATACACAGATTCACACCCTTCAATTGTACCTTTggtgaagattatttatttcttcatctttgcGATTTATTTCCACTCTAGCGGTTTTGATAAGTGCTGAAATATTCTTCTTAAGagattggttttcattttttaagctgAAATTCTAAAcaccataaaatacatttaaagtacaTACAGAAATAAAGTATATGTCTACAGGATTATTAAACTTATATAATACAGCTGATGATTACTGAATGTGCTAACAATATGCCAGGCATCACACTTTTTATCTTATGTAATTCTCAAAAAAGTCCAATGAGAAGCACTATTATGCTCATTATACAGCAAAGATTCAAAGATGAATGGCACCAGAGCAAGGCCAGTCCAAATGAAACTACTTAAAACAGGGTtcagaat
This genomic interval from Neovison vison isolate M4711 chromosome 1, ASM_NN_V1, whole genome shotgun sequence contains the following:
- the CASP8AP2 gene encoding CASP8-associated protein 2 isoform X4 encodes the protein MAADDDNGDGTSLYDVFSASPLKNNDEGSLDIYAGLDSAVSDIASKSCVLSRNCLDLYEEILTEEGTAKEATYNDLQVEYGKCQLQMKELMKKFKEIQTQNFSLKNENQSLKKNISALIKTARVEINRKDEEINNLHQRLSEFSHFRNNHKTARIADIVKTKDLKSRSPHLDDCSKTDLRVKSDVSKDGHHSTSLPNPEKEGKLYCEKKSTLYLPPSVEKHCTNGIWSRSHYQVGEGISSEDNRRGRKDIRHSQYSRGTDRIWKDLNTSCGDGEPRNIETSQRLQGRPEKYGKGEPKAESKNSKFKSNTDLDYKNERISSSWEKETFRERSYTRMDSQSDKKLERQSERSQNTNRKELKSQDKEERKADQKSKSVVKDQDHWRRSERASLPHSKSEIKSSHNSSKYHLEERRGREDCKRDRGVSNHSFQEGRCPSFLSSSRIHKHIDSKEVDAVHQWENTPLKAERHRTEDKRKRERESKEESRHIRSEKRTPTEHLQKTNKEIKKTTTDLKRQNEPKSDKGEVSNTDVSQGTDNKELVIKADIGPNETKNKDLKLSFMEKLNLTLSPAKKQPVSQDNHHNITSIPKSSGICDLECLVHATTVTCVSSVNEHTTEETESKLSEPKDALSAVSEVRTSNPERKIEEENSLLVKSDENTVDCDVPICHTETSFSAPVEMKQTESMFPSPAEKEQTINDNKAAVPIVVDILQTNVSQNFGLELDTKKNDDVNSCVSGGMEMKEAFSIEVAESSDSILQPSVEETGILPIALSEDGNCKFEPSLVDTPLVENIFPPNSAQSTSKSKSDLNKENQKPICKSDKFTDTDSHKNSSLDELEEGEIISDNEKSKPQKSFEKSVIPRTSAEVQNTKTSPGSRKSTLHLGKETRKTSSIKIHQTKSKWNKRRSESSRSSKTEKKDKTMSTSSLEKIVPIIAAPSSVREIMHMLRMIRKHVRKNYMKFKVKFSLMQFHRIIESATLSFTSLIKHLDLSKISKSMATLQNNLCDVIESKLKQVKKNGIVDRLFEQQLPDMKKKLWKFVDEQLDYLFAKLKKILVKFCDSINFGSDSDEGKREKLNKEKAQYSNGQKGNVDCSSKEMLKEKSPKSEGSANCKSLPGCKKSEEKHQDPNNFNINTAKRDIKKSCNTSLDNIKNSQSEEHSLEPNRPGTPKPGRTEGNTIEDTQTSQHAALKPERSFEILTEQQASSLTFNLVSDAQMGEIFKSLLQGSDLLDNSVNCNEKSEWELKTPEKQLLESLKCESIPACTTDELVSGVVSPCPKMISDDNWSLLSSEKGPSLSSGLSLPVHPDVLDESCMFDVSTNIALSKDNVCSSEKSKPCISSILLEDLAVSLTVPSPLKSDGHLSFLKPEVLSSSTPEEVISAHFSEDALLEEEDASEQDIHLALESDNSSSKSSCSSSWTSRSVAPGFQYHPNLPMHAVIMEKSNDHFIVKIRRAAPSTSPSLKQNAVADESLASLPGVEKDADKAAEKDYVSCQNGVFKSAEELNSDNNVDSNKSAHEEQDCMIETQVPDIYEFLKDASGKVGHSNEVTDECFKLHQVWEPKVPESIEELPPMEEISHSVEDHLPNTYIDLTKDSVTETKNLGEFIEVTVLNIDQLGCSEGSLDQSAQILDEMQPDTVDAFIDLTQDVSSESKNEGNCPALAVEHFECQVICVDEDNCKEEKVQVADKPLECIVEETYIDLTSEPPSSHEVKKDDLKSEPASNSDVSVLPGALDNAPKKRKNLSDLNHSNKKQRKETDLSSRENTKKITQDSGENGEAHRKKANKKKDPAVSKEPSSSSPGIKDLSAASATSPKSLSAKNVIKKKGEIIVLWTRNDDREILLECQKRGPSLKTFSYLAAKLNKDPYQVSERFQQLMKLFEKSKCRCLHR
- the CASP8AP2 gene encoding CASP8-associated protein 2 isoform X1 — protein: MAADDDNGDGTSLYDVFSASPLKNNDEGSLDIYAGLDSAVSDIASKSCVLSRNCLDLYEEILTEEGTAKEATYNDLQVEYGKCQLQMKELMKKFKEIQTQNFSLKNENQSLKKNISALIKTARVEINRKDEEINNLHQRLSEFSHFRNNHKTARIADIVKTKDLKSRSPHLDDCSKTDLRVKSDVSKDGHHSTSLPNPEKEGKLYCEKKSTLYLPPSVEKHCTNGIWSRSHYQVGEGISSEDNRRGRKDIRHSQYSRGTDRIWKDLNTSCGDGEPRNIETSQRLQGRPEKYGKGEPKAESKNSKFKSNTDLDYKNERISSSWEKETFRERSYTRMDSQSDKKLERQSERSQNTNRKELKSQDKEERKADQKSKSVVKDQDHWRRSERASLPHSKSEIKSSHNSSKYHLEERRGREDCKRDRGVSNHSFQEGRCPSFLSSSRIHKHIDSKEVDAVHQWENTPLKAERHRTEDKRKRERESKEESRHIRSEKRTPTEHLQKTNKEIKKTTTDLKRQNEPKSDKGEVSNTDVSQGTDNKELVIKADIGPNETKNKDLKLSFMEKLNLTLSPAKKQPVSQDNHHNITSIPKSSGICDLECLVHATTVTCVSSVNEHTTEETESKLSEPKDALSAVSEVRTSNPERKIEEENSLLVKSDENTVDCDVPICHTETSFSAPVEMKQTESMFPSPAEKEQTINDNKAAVPIVVDILQTNVSQNFGLELDTKKNDDVNSCVSGGMEMKEAFSIEVAESSDSILQPSVEETGILPIALSEDGNCKFEPSLVDTPLVESKSCRLEPSSPKGTLESSLQQTELMDNKMEIGETNSVYNDDENSVLSIDLNHLRPIPEAISPLNSPVRPVAKVLRLESPSQVPLCNNSHKDIFPPNSAQSTSKSKSDLNKENQKPICKSDKFTDTDSHKNSSLDELEEGEIISDNEKSKPQKSFEKSVIPRTSAEVQNTKTSPGSRKSTLHLGKETRKTSSIKIHQTKSKWNKRRSESSRSSKTEKKDKTMSTSSLEKIVPIIAAPSSVREIMHMLRMIRKHVRKNYMKFKVKFSLMQFHRIIESATLSFTSLIKHLDLSKISKSMATLQNNLCDVIESKLKQVKKNGIVDRLFEQQLPDMKKKLWKFVDEQLDYLFAKLKKILVKFCDSINFGSDSDEGKREKLNKEKAQYSNGQKGNVDCSSKEMLKEKSPKSEGSANCKSLPGCKKSEEKHQDPNNFNINTAKRDIKKSCNTSLDNIKNSQSEEHSLEPNRPGTPKPGRTEGNTIEDTQTSQHAALKPERSFEILTEQQASSLTFNLVSDAQMGEIFKSLLQGSDLLDNSVNCNEKSEWELKTPEKQLLESLKCESIPACTTDELVSGVVSPCPKMISDDNWSLLSSEKGPSLSSGLSLPVHPDVLDESCMFDVSTNIALSKDNVCSSEKSKPCISSILLEDLAVSLTVPSPLKSDGHLSFLKPEVLSSSTPEEVISAHFSEDALLEEEDASEQDIHLALESDNSSSKSSCSSSWTSRSVAPGFQYHPNLPMHAVIMEKSNDHFIVKIRRAAPSTSPSLKQNAVADESLASLPGVEKDADKAAEKDYVSCQNGVFKSAEELNSDNNVDSNKSAHEEQDCMIETQVPDIYEFLKDASGKVGHSNEVTDECFKLHQVWEPKVPESIEELPPMEEISHSVEDHLPNTYIDLTKDSVTETKNLGEFIEVTVLNIDQLGCSEGSLDQSAQILDEMQPDTVDAFIDLTQDVSSESKNEGNCPALAVEHFECQVICVDEDNCKEEKVQVADKPLECIVEETYIDLTSEPPSSHEVKKDDLKSEPASNSDVSVLPGALDNAPKKRKNLSDLNHSNKKQRKETDLSSRENTKKITQDSGENGEAHRKKANKKKDPAVSKEPSSSSPGIKDLSAASATSPKSLSAKNVIKKKGEIIVLWTRNDDREILLECQKRGPSLKTFSYLAAKLNKDPYQVSERFQQLMKLFEKSKCRCLHR